ATGGTCGAAAAGTTGGCTGTCCCTGTCCAAACCTGATACAGCGAAGACAATCTCGACTGGAACCCTGATCTCGTTATTATTGGCAATGCCTTAAGCCGTGGCAACCCGGAAGTCGAAGCCGTATTATCCCGTCGCATGCTGTATATGAGCCTCCCTGAATGGTTGAAAATGAATGTCCTGCGACAACGTCAAGTCGTTGTGGTTTCCGGCACCCAGGCAAAACGACAACCACCGCATTGACAGCCCATGTATTGTCGCAAGCCCGTTCAGACATTGGCTATTTCATTGGCGGTGAAGCTTTAGGATTTCCTTTTTCATCCAAGCTCGGTACGGAAGGGGCTCCCTTTATTATTGAAGGCGATGAATACGACACTGCCTTTTTCGATAAGCGTGCCAAATTCCTGCACTATCTCCCGGAGATTGCCGTGGTAACGTCTCTCGAATTCGACCACGGTGATATTTACAACAATCTTCGTGAAATTGAAATCGCCTTTCAGCGCATGTTCCGACAAATCCCACAAGACGGGCTTGTCCTTTTATGCGCCGATAATTACGCCCTTTCTTTGAAAAATAAAGCCTTTTCAAAAGTGGAATCTTACGGACTGGAAGCGCCCGCCGATTGGCAAGGCCTTATAAAGCGAGATCCCAATAATCGTGTGCTTCTTGACATCTCCTACAAAGGAACAAAATGGGGTAAAGTGATGCCCTCCTTATTTGGCAAGCACAACCTCCAAAATACTTTGGCGACCGTTGCCGTTGCGGCCACCTTGGGGCAACAGGCTCCGCAAATTGCCGCAGCCGTTGAGAGCTTTCCCGGTGTTCGGCGTAGACTGGAGGTCTTCCTTGATACGGGGAAAGCGGTCTTTGTCGAAGATTTCGCCCATCATCCCACTGCCATACGAGAGACCGTCGCCGCGGCGCGAGAACACTGGCCTCAGAAACGGCTGCGCGTACTCTTTGAGCCCCGATCCAATACCACTGTGACCAATCGCTTCCAAAAAGAATTGGAAGAAGCCTTTGACGGCGCTGATGAACTCTGTTTAGGGCCTATACATCGCGCCGAGCGTATCGCCGAAGAGGAGCGTTTAAATACACAAAGGCTCGTAGAGAATCTTGAAAAGAAGGGAATTACCGCGCATGCCTTTACTGAAGTACCGCCTTTAGCCGACTACATATTGGACTCTCTCGGCGATACCGATCTCATCTTGATTCTCAGCAACGGTGCCTTTGGCGGTCTCTACACCATGCTCCGCGAAGCCTTGGCTCCCGATAAAACACAGCCATAACGGATTGCTACGCTATTCAAAAGAATATACTTTTGGGTCGTCTCAACGCCAATTAAAAAACGGGAGGCCCCCCATCCTCAGGCAGCAATACGGGAATCATGCCATCAGCAGCGGCAGGAGGCGCCTCGCTGGGCGTGGCGGGCATAACCGGCCATGTCATTTCCGGTTCGGGTACCTCACCCGCCAGATAGCTGTCAATGGCACTCTTATCGACATTGTATATCGTGTCCCGCGTCTCCGTTAAGAGCGATTTCACAGCATCTTTAACAAGTTCAGAGCGCGTACTATTTTCTGAAATATGGCCGGCAATCGCCACAATCAGATCATTGATCCGTGAGGACATTTGTTTCAACCCATTTTGCGTGGCGGTGGATAGTTTTAGTGCAGCATCATCAACAGCCGCTGTGTAGGGCAGTGACGTTCCTTCTGCAGCGCGCGCCTGCACGTTGGGATCGGCATCGAAAATGGATTGGTAGGCATCTAACATATAATGCATGTAGAGCTTCATAGCGAGGATTTGCAGCTCCGGTACTTCACCTGGATGCGAAGCGATACCGATCAGTACTTCCCGTATCTTTTTGTCTCTGGAAGCAAGATACAGGGGAAGGGCACGGGTGAGCAAGCTGTCCTGCGCAAATCCCGGTACAGACCGTTCCATTAAAAATCTGCGCAGCACAGGATCCTCTTCTCGATTGCTGATCAATGAAAATAAGGTGTCAGATTCAGAAGGCTTATCCTTGGGGAAGCCATGTATATCTCTTTCCTGCACTTCTCTATTGGGATTATCGATATCTTCACGCAAGACCATAGGCAAGTATTCAAGGGCTACCGTCACATTGCGCAATACTTCTTGATCTACTTTCGCCTTCGGCTTGCCCATACCTTCTTGCTGGCGCGCCACAATAATCCCCTCTTTCGCCGCCCGTATCAGGACGGCTGCCTGTAAGTGGCGAAAGGATTCAAAGGGATATTCTTCACCGGGCGTATGCAATCCCTTGTTGATGCTGGGTTGTCGTGGCGGACCACTTTCAATCTGTGTCACCACATCATTCACCATTTGCCAATAGGGATAACGCGTCCGTCCTGTGGGCGCAATCGGTTCTGCAACAATAACAGACAACAAAATATAACTTGCTGACAGAAACATAAGGATCACTCCAATATTTAGATTTCTTTGTATTTTGCGGGTCGCCGCCACTCTTTAACACTTGTCTCGGCAGCGCTTACACCTCCACATTATAGCATGGAATAAGCCGAGTGGCCGCAGCAGAGACTGAGTCTTTTTTAAGGTTTAAATTCTTACTACCCGTAAGTATTCTTCCGGATTTACAATCCCTGCTAGAATCTTTTCACGGCAATGATCCGCCATGGTACTGAAACTTTCTGCTTCCATTATTTTCTCAGCCGTAGCTTCGGTTTCAATGAGATGGCGTATCTTGGCCGTGATTTCAAAGACTTCAAAGATTCCTGTCCGCCCTGAAAAGCCCGTGAAATGACAGCGTTGGCAGCCTTTGCCCCGGTATAGATCTATTTTCGCGTGTACCACATCAATAGATTGCAGAAGACCATCGGTGGGGAAGAAACTATATTTGCATGCAGGACAAATCTTTCTGACAAGACGCTGTCCAATGACAGCGGTCAGTGCTGTTGCAATGAGAAAGGCGGGAATGCCCATATTGCGCAGCGTACTGATCGCTTCGATGGCATCATTGGTATGGAGCGTACTGAAAACGAGATGCCCCGTCATGGCAGCACGAATGGCGATTTGTGCCGTCTCTGGATCACGGATTTCGCCGACCAACAAGACATCAATGTCCTGCCGCATGGCGGCGCGCAGCGTATTGGCAAAAGTCACATTGATCTCCGGATCAATCTGAACCTGATTAATGCCGGCAAGCTGGTATTCTACCGGATCCTCCAAAGTAACTATGCTCTCAGTCATTACGTTCTTTTGATTTAATGCGGCATAGAGCGTAGTGGTCTTACCGCTGCCCGTAGGACCTGTAACCAGAATCATCCCATAGGGCTGCTTGATCAAGTTATTCAACGTCTTTTCATCATCATCGCTTAAGCCTAGATCCTTAATACCCGACAAGACCGAGCTTTGATCCAACAGGCGCAGCACAACACGCTCGCCCAGATAGGTAGGCAGCGTAGCGACGCGGATATCAATTTCGCGATCGCCTAAAGCAAGGCTGATATGACCGTCCTGGGGATGACGCGTATCAGTAATATCAAGATCGGAAATAATTTTGATTCGCGATACCAGCGAGGGATAAAGAGATTCGGGGATACGCATCACATCGTGGAGCATGGCATCGATGCGATACCGAACCCGTGATTCCGGCAGCTGCGGATCAATGTGGATATCCGTAGCGCCGGCATTGATCGCGCCTTCAATTATCATGGATACAATTTGAACCACGGAAGCGCCGGCGGCAGCCTGAGCAATTTCTTCAAAGCGAACATCACGATCCGATTCGACTGGCTGCGCTTCGTTGTCGCTATCTTCCTTCTTGACAGCCTCTTTCGCAATCACTTGTTTCTGTAGGCCGCGCTCGTCTTTTGGAGCGGGCTGATCAACGATGACCGCATACCGCTTCTTAATCTCCTCTTCTATATCTTCAACAGCGGTCAAAAAGGTCTTGATTTCTGTGCCCAGAATCACGCCCACTTCTTTCAATCGCTCACGGGTTTGCGGATGAACGGCAAGGACAACCAGTGTATCGTCAGTAAGCGAGATCGGGATAATTTTATGTTGCAGTGCTAAGGGCTCGGGAAGCGCAAGAAGTGCTTCAGCAGTGCTGGGCGTATCGCGCAAACAGGCATATTCCATGTTGTACTGTTTTGCCAGCGCATGGGCCATCGCCTCGCGGGTGACAAACTTCTTCTCAAGCAGGATATTGCCTAAAAGACGACCGCTGCGCTTTTGCTCTTCCAAGGCTTCGTCGAGTTCTGCTTCTGTAAGGTGTCCCATGCTCACCAAGCTTTCGCCCAAGCTTATCGGTGCTGTCTTCGCCGCGCGCGAATGAAATTCGTAATGTAATACATTGTCCAGCGTATCAAAACTGATGCGGCGCTGTTGTATCAATTGCTTATACCAAGGCGTACCTGTTGTGATTTCGTTGGCTTTGACTTCATCCAATTCTTCACGGGTTATGATGTCTTGCCGAACCAGTTCCTCGCCGGTTAAAAGATACGGGTCATCATGTTGCATAAAAAACCTTTCATAAAATACAAAGCCTATTCAAGCCGATACCGTCCGGGCACTCCCACAAGAAGCCCCTTTGCCGCCAACGGGAAGCAGCTTTCTCACACACCAAACAAACACGCTAAATGCGCGACTTTATCCACGTAACGATTTCCGACACATACTGTTCTTTTTCAAGGTCATTGAAAAGCTCGTGGTAGCCATCAGAATAAATACGAAGCTCTTTATCGACCGAAGCAGCGCCTTTGTAAAGCATCTCGCTGCCCGACGGAGAAACTACGTGATCCGCTCCTCCATGCAAGACCAGCATGGGCTGTGTAATCTTTTCAAGATCCTCTTCAACTTCTTCTATGATCCTGTAAAATTCACTGGCCGTATGGGCTGCAACCCGACCGTGATAGGATAAAGGATCGTTGTTCGTTGCTTCTATCACTGAGGAATCACGGCTTAAGCCTTTGTTATTCACTTTTCCGATGGGAGCACAAGGTAGAATGCGCGCAATGATGGGGCCGAGCGCCACAATACATTTAGGCAGGTTATCGCTAAAGGCGAGGAAAGGACTGCTGAAAACCAGTCCTTGAGTCTCCACCGTCCGTGTTTGCATATAACGCGCCAGCACCATCCCGCCCATGCTATGCCCCAACAAAAAGAGCGGTACCGGAGCCAGATCTTCTTGCAGATGGGTCAGGAACAAACCCAAATCATCAAGCAAATGCTCAAACTGGTAGATATAGCCGCGCTTGCCCGGAGAACGACCATGACCCCGTTGATCGTAGGTAAAGGTGGCGAGTCCCGCCTCCACAAAACGTTCCATCGTCCACGCATACCGGGTACAATGATCTCCATAGCCGTGGATAATCACCACATTTGCCAAAGGCGTCTCTGTTGGAACAAGTCGGCGTTCATAAAGACGCAACGTTTCACTTACTTCAAACCAGCCGTCTTTAAACATGTCTTGTTCTCCTTGTTAGCTGTTCAATCACCGTTTACGATACCAACTTAATTGTATAGTTTTCACCGGTCATAATGGAAAAATCCACCTGTTGCGGCACGCCGGAGGGCGGCAGCAAAATGACCTCATCGCTCGGTTCCAGTATATCACGGCCTATATCAACGCCCGGCACGACGCGGATTAACATCAAGCCTTTTTCCGTTAACTTAAAAACGCCTACATTCGTAATGTAAAAAACCTGTTGCCCTCTTTGCGCGGCAAGTTTCCCGTTAAACGTTATCTCACGGATCTGATCTTTTAATTTTAGGGAACCGGCTTTGTCTATAAATAGTGCCCCGTTGTGAATGCGCATCTGCGCGCCCACCATCCACGTCGCTATAAAAAAAAGATTTCGCGCGTTGATGCTGAAGTCGATGAAGCCGCCCGGACCTACAGCGTTGATTGCTTTGTCGCCTCGCTTTGACACATTCACATTGCCAAAGCCGTCAAACTCAAGCATGCCCAAAATACTTGCATCTAAACCTTCGTAGCAGCGATGAAAGATTTGCGCGGAACTGATCATTTCATCGGGACACACCGCCGCGCCAAAAAATACGCCCGGCGCCGGTAATCCGCCCAAAACACCGCTTTCCGTGAAAAAATGCAGTCCATGCGATACATCAGCACCATATAATATGCGGCACACTTCCTCCGGCAATCCTGTCCCGATGTTGACCAAGGAACCGGCTTTTACATGCTCCGAAAAGAAGGAGGCCGCCAAGCGTGCCAAGGCGTAATCGACCTGCGAACGGCGCGGTGTTATACCCAGCACTTGATTCACAAATTTCAAGCGCCTAATCCCCTCATCAATAGAAATCGGACTGTCTAGCGTGAAGAGGGGCCAATAGCGGCGGTGCCGGATAGACGCAGCTTGCTCGGTCTTGGGATAAACGACGATTCTATCCACCCACGAAGCAGGCAAAAAAACCGCGTCCGGATCTTCCTCAACAACAGACGCCACATTCACAATAACCAAGCCGCCGTTGTGACGGGCTGCACGAACGATCTCCATGCTTTCCGCAATCATGGACGCGTTGCGAACATAAATATTGCCTTGAGAATCCGCCGACGGCGCGTTGAGCAGTGCAACGGTAATAGGCGGCAAACGGTAGCGCAGCTGCTCTCCCTCCAACTGAACCCATTGTTGCCGGCTCGTATGGGCAATGGGCGTCCCGGAACCCACCCGTGGATCCAAAAAGGTGCCCACGCCGGTATCGGTCAATAAAGAGTCTTTGCCCTGACCTTGACCTTCAATCAGAAAAGCCAAAATACCTTGAGGTAAACATTGAATTTCCGCCTTACCGCTGTCTGCAAGGCGAAGGATGGATTTGTAGGTTTCCGTATGACCGGTGAAAAGACGGGTGCATAAGCCATCGATTCCCAACTCTTCGA
This portion of the Candidatus Hydrogenedentota bacterium genome encodes:
- a CDS encoding UDP-N-acetylmuramate--alanine ligase → MVENECPATTSSRCGFRHPGKTTTTALTAHVLSQARSDIGYFIGGEALGFPFSSKLGTEGAPFIIEGDEYDTAFFDKRAKFLHYLPEIAVVTSLEFDHGDIYNNLREIEIAFQRMFRQIPQDGLVLLCADNYALSLKNKAFSKVESYGLEAPADWQGLIKRDPNNRVLLDISYKGTKWGKVMPSLFGKHNLQNTLATVAVAATLGQQAPQIAAAVESFPGVRRRLEVFLDTGKAVFVEDFAHHPTAIRETVAAAREHWPQKRLRVLFEPRSNTTVTNRFQKELEEAFDGADELCLGPIHRAERIAEEERLNTQRLVENLEKKGITAHAFTEVPPLADYILDSLGDTDLILILSNGAFGGLYTMLREALAPDKTQP
- a CDS encoding type II/IV secretion system protein codes for the protein MQHDDPYLLTGEELVRQDIITREELDEVKANEITTGTPWYKQLIQQRRISFDTLDNVLHYEFHSRAAKTAPISLGESLVSMGHLTEAELDEALEEQKRSGRLLGNILLEKKFVTREAMAHALAKQYNMEYACLRDTPSTAEALLALPEPLALQHKIIPISLTDDTLVVLAVHPQTRERLKEVGVILGTEIKTFLTAVEDIEEEIKKRYAVIVDQPAPKDERGLQKQVIAKEAVKKEDSDNEAQPVESDRDVRFEEIAQAAAGASVVQIVSMIIEGAINAGATDIHIDPQLPESRVRYRIDAMLHDVMRIPESLYPSLVSRIKIISDLDITDTRHPQDGHISLALGDREIDIRVATLPTYLGERVVLRLLDQSSVLSGIKDLGLSDDDEKTLNNLIKQPYGMILVTGPTGSGKTTTLYAALNQKNVMTESIVTLEDPVEYQLAGINQVQIDPEINVTFANTLRAAMRQDIDVLLVGEIRDPETAQIAIRAAMTGHLVFSTLHTNDAIEAISTLRNMGIPAFLIATALTAVIGQRLVRKICPACKYSFFPTDGLLQSIDVVHAKIDLYRGKGCQRCHFTGFSGRTGIFEVFEITAKIRHLIETEATAEKIMEAESFSTMADHCREKILAGIVNPEEYLRVVRI
- a CDS encoding alpha/beta hydrolase: MFKDGWFEVSETLRLYERRLVPTETPLANVVIIHGYGDHCTRYAWTMERFVEAGLATFTYDQRGHGRSPGKRGYIYQFEHLLDDLGLFLTHLQEDLAPVPLFLLGHSMGGMVLARYMQTRTVETQGLVFSSPFLAFSDNLPKCIVALGPIIARILPCAPIGKVNNKGLSRDSSVIEATNNDPLSYHGRVAAHTASEFYRIIEEVEEDLEKITQPMLVLHGGADHVVSPSGSEMLYKGAASVDKELRIYSDGYHELFNDLEKEQYVSEIVTWIKSRI